In Maridesulfovibrio sp., a single genomic region encodes these proteins:
- a CDS encoding GatB/YqeY domain-containing protein, with the protein MSLIEKIDKDYIAAYKAKDDVKKQVLRHLKTAIKNRIVEAKGAELTDADVLELVAKQIKQRRDAIEQYNTAGRPELAEIEAVEVEALSEYMPPELSAEELEAAVDKAISDLGASSMQDMGKVMQAIMAAHKGQVDGKALSSLVRSRLS; encoded by the coding sequence ATGAGTCTCATTGAGAAGATCGATAAAGATTACATAGCGGCCTATAAGGCCAAAGATGATGTGAAGAAGCAGGTTTTGAGGCATCTCAAGACTGCAATCAAGAATCGCATTGTCGAAGCCAAGGGTGCTGAGCTTACCGATGCAGATGTGCTTGAACTTGTTGCAAAGCAGATCAAGCAACGCCGGGATGCCATAGAGCAGTACAATACTGCCGGTCGCCCGGAACTGGCCGAGATCGAGGCTGTAGAAGTCGAAGCGTTGTCCGAATACATGCCGCCCGAGCTTTCCGCAGAGGAACTTGAGGCAGCCGTGGACAAGGCTATTTCCGATCTCGGAGCATCTTCAATGCAGGATATGGGCAAGGTGATGCAGGCCATCATGGCAGCCCATAAAGGACAGGTTGACGGCAAGGCTTTAAGCAGTCTGGTCCGGTCCCGTCTCTCCTGA
- the rpsU gene encoding 30S ribosomal protein S21, whose translation MPGVYLEDSDNFEIALRRFKKQVEKAGVLSELKKRQHYEKPSVQRKKKKAAARKRLVKKMRKMSIG comes from the coding sequence TTGCCCGGTGTTTACCTCGAAGATTCTGACAACTTTGAAATAGCCCTTCGCCGCTTCAAGAAGCAGGTTGAAAAGGCAGGAGTTCTTTCCGAACTCAAAAAGCGTCAGCACTACGAAAAGCCCAGCGTTCAGCGTAAAAAGAAAAAAGCTGCTGCCCGCAAAAGGCTTGTTAAAAAAATGCGCAAAATGTCAATTGGTTAG